One Serinicoccus chungangensis genomic window carries:
- a CDS encoding GNAT family N-acetyltransferase, whose protein sequence is MSSPPFVPAGFTAPTTLVVGELRLEPLGPQHHEADLAAWSSSIDHIRATPGYPDGDWPPPQGMSAEENLADLRRHAADFEAGRGFTYTVLEGEEVVGCVYLYPPEREGTDVSVQSWVRADRAAHDGPLADAVARWLRSDWPWSASDRHGR, encoded by the coding sequence ATGTCCTCGCCACCCTTCGTCCCCGCCGGCTTCACCGCTCCCACCACGCTCGTGGTCGGCGAGCTGCGGCTGGAGCCGCTCGGACCGCAGCACCACGAGGCCGACCTCGCCGCGTGGTCCTCGAGCATCGACCACATCCGAGCGACCCCCGGCTACCCCGACGGCGACTGGCCCCCGCCCCAGGGCATGAGCGCGGAGGAGAACCTGGCGGACCTGCGCCGGCACGCCGCCGACTTCGAGGCGGGGCGCGGCTTCACCTACACCGTGCTCGAGGGGGAGGAGGTCGTCGGCTGCGTCTACCTCTACCCGCCCGAGCGGGAGGGCACCGACGTCAGCGTGCAGTCCTGGGTGCGCGCCGACCGAGCGGCCCACGACGGGCCGCTCGCCGACGCCGTCGCGCGGTGGCTGCGCAGCGACTGGCCGTGGTCGGCCTCGGACCGCCACGGTCGGTGA